From a single Entelurus aequoreus isolate RoL-2023_Sb linkage group LG12, RoL_Eaeq_v1.1, whole genome shotgun sequence genomic region:
- the nectin4a gene encoding nectin-4 isoform X1 has translation MASWLRRPTVCLLVLWIFVAVVLCEFVEQSPNDAILSLAEDETVLPCRYQPGENVVVQVTWYKETPNSIKEQIITAHHTNGQTAFGMWSRRVRFKSSDPTVDSSLVVMSTEVSDEGTYICRISTFPAGNFDRVMSLTVWTVPISSLDPIILVEGQPFGQAASCRAVARPPPLLSWDTELSGQSVNRSSENGAVSTHYSLHPLRSMNGKKLDCLVWHPTQTGGPRRLQNKLVVHYPPDPEVSGYNGDWYVDLEQATLRCLSGGNPKPQIFTWARLGDKLPEGVIPHPNGTLEFGRPLIQSDAGTYQCLVKNAVGGVTAEVEISVAESRASQTAMENKIMIIVGAIAGALLILMLVIVICVTCHHKKKNKMLKRQLTEQKEEISTMSRQASFRRMNSVSTDARGATEESIPLRVEGTVRTSMSSLGEMAQSRDSRSTLSCGRVGGGAYDYMGRPVLHNNSRRGRERPLDRDEESRMRVETYVRDSNISLQEHRLHPPLVPPFLPVIQSSTEVVGHLNGSAEGCSRPTSSTRSLQHSSLSCSYPPVMADEDKVDESLGGPGRREHPGDRESVTSSSQVSETGYQLINGTMRFKATPSPTMLSPHASLVHKAQIV, from the exons TCGCAGTGGTACTCTGCGAATTTGTCGAGCAGTCCCCCAACGACGCCATACTCTCCCTGGCTGAGGACGAGACTGTCCTGCCCTGCCGCTACCAGCCTGGGGAAAACGTGGTGGTGCAGGTCACATGGTACAAAGAGACCCCCAATAGCATCAAGGAGCAGATCATCACCGCTCATCACACAAACGGCCAGACAG CATTTGGGATGTGGTCTCGGCGCGTGCGATTCAAAAGCAGTGACCCCACTGTGGACTCGTCTCTGGTGGTCATGAGCACAGAGGTCTCAGACGAGGGGACGTACATCTGCCGTATCAGCACCTTCCCAGCAGGAAACTTTGATAGAGTGATGTCGCTCACGGTGTGGA CCGTCCCCATCTCCTCCCTGGACCCCATCATTCTGGTTGAGGGGCAGCCTTTCGGCCAGGCGGCCTCCTGCCGCGCAGTAGCCCGTCCTCCGCCCTTGTTGTCCTGGGACACTGAGCTGAGCGGCCAATCGGTGAACCGTTCATCGGAGAACGGTGCTGTCTCCACCCATTACTCCCTGCACCCTCTGAGGAGCATGAACGGGAAAAAGCTGGACTGTCTGGTGTGGCATCCAACTCAGACAGGAGGCCCTCGGAGGCTCCAGAACAAGCTGGTGGTTCACT ATCCTCCTGATCCCGAGGTGTCGGGCTATAATGGAGACTGGTATGTGGACTTGGAGCAGGCAACCCTGAGGTGTTTGAGTGGAGGAAATCCCAAACCGCAAATCTTCACCTGGGCCAG actggGTGACAAGTTGCCCGAGGGAGTGATCCCTCATCCCAATGGAACCCTTGAATTCGGGCGCCCCCTCATCCAGTCAGACGCTGGCACCTACCAGTGCCTGGTGAAGAACGCAGTGGGAGGGGTCACGGCGGAGGTGGAAATTTCCGTAGCAG AGTCTCGCGCGAGTCAGACGGCGATGGAGAACAAGATCATGATTATCGTGGGCGCCATCGCCGGGGCGCTGCTCATCCTGATGCTGGTCATTGTCATCTGTGTCACCTGCCaccacaagaagaagaacaagatgtTGAAGAGGCAGCTGACTGAGCAGAA GGAGGAAATAAGCACTATGTCCCGCCAAGCATCTTTCAGGAGGATGAACTCGGTCAGCACAGATGCAAGAGGAGCG ACGGAGGAGAGCATCCCGCTGAGGGTGGAGGGAACCGTGAGGACCAGCATGTCCTCTCTCGGG GAGATGGCTCAGAGTCGCGACAGCCGCTCTACTCTCTCGTGTGGAAGGGTCGGAGGGGGAGCGTACGACTACATGGGTCGACCCGTCCTGCACAACAACTCACGAAGGGGCAGAGAGAGGCCCCTGGACCGGGATGAGGAGAGCCGAATGAGGGTGGAAACATATGTGAGGGACAGCAACATATCTCTG CAGGAACACCGCCTGCATCCTCCTCTTGTCCCACCATTTCTGCCTGTCATCCAATCGTCGACGGAGGTTGTTGGGCACCTGAACGGCTCGGCCGAGGGGTGCTCGAGGCCCACCAGCTCCACCCGTTCCCTGCAGCACTCCTCCCTGAGCTGCAGCTATCCGCCCGTGATGGCCGATGAGGACAAGGTAGATGAAAGCCTCGGGGGTCCTGGCAGGCGGGAGCACCCTGGCGACAGAGAGAGCGTAACCAGCAGCTCGCAGGTATCTGAGACGGGCTACCAGCTCATAAACGGCACCATGAGGTTCAAAGCAACTCCAAGCCCCACCATGCTTAGCCCGCATGCCTCCTTGGTGCACAAGGCCCAGATTGTGTAG
- the nectin4a gene encoding nectin-4 isoform X2 — translation MASWLRRPTVCLLVLWIFVAVVLCEFVEQSPNDAILSLAEDETVLPCRYQPGENVVVQVTWYKETPNSIKEQIITAHHTNGQTAFGMWSRRVRFKSSDPTVDSSLVVMSTEVSDEGTYICRISTFPAGNFDRVMSLTVWTVPISSLDPIILVEGQPFGQAASCRAVARPPPLLSWDTELSGQSVNRSSENGAVSTHYSLHPLRSMNGKKLDCLVWHPTQTGGPRRLQNKLVVHYPPDPEVSGYNGDWYVDLEQATLRCLSGGNPKPQIFTWARLGDKLPEGVIPHPNGTLEFGRPLIQSDAGTYQCLVKNAVGGVTAEVEISVAESRASQTAMENKIMIIVGAIAGALLILMLVIVICVTCHHKKKNKMLKRQLTEQKEEISTMSRQASFRRMNSVSTDARGATEESIPLRVEGTVRTSMSSLGEMAQSRDSRSTLSCGRVGGGAYDYMGRPVLHNNSRRGRERPLDRDEESRMRVETYVRDSNISLEHRLHPPLVPPFLPVIQSSTEVVGHLNGSAEGCSRPTSSTRSLQHSSLSCSYPPVMADEDKVDESLGGPGRREHPGDRESVTSSSQVSETGYQLINGTMRFKATPSPTMLSPHASLVHKAQIV, via the exons TCGCAGTGGTACTCTGCGAATTTGTCGAGCAGTCCCCCAACGACGCCATACTCTCCCTGGCTGAGGACGAGACTGTCCTGCCCTGCCGCTACCAGCCTGGGGAAAACGTGGTGGTGCAGGTCACATGGTACAAAGAGACCCCCAATAGCATCAAGGAGCAGATCATCACCGCTCATCACACAAACGGCCAGACAG CATTTGGGATGTGGTCTCGGCGCGTGCGATTCAAAAGCAGTGACCCCACTGTGGACTCGTCTCTGGTGGTCATGAGCACAGAGGTCTCAGACGAGGGGACGTACATCTGCCGTATCAGCACCTTCCCAGCAGGAAACTTTGATAGAGTGATGTCGCTCACGGTGTGGA CCGTCCCCATCTCCTCCCTGGACCCCATCATTCTGGTTGAGGGGCAGCCTTTCGGCCAGGCGGCCTCCTGCCGCGCAGTAGCCCGTCCTCCGCCCTTGTTGTCCTGGGACACTGAGCTGAGCGGCCAATCGGTGAACCGTTCATCGGAGAACGGTGCTGTCTCCACCCATTACTCCCTGCACCCTCTGAGGAGCATGAACGGGAAAAAGCTGGACTGTCTGGTGTGGCATCCAACTCAGACAGGAGGCCCTCGGAGGCTCCAGAACAAGCTGGTGGTTCACT ATCCTCCTGATCCCGAGGTGTCGGGCTATAATGGAGACTGGTATGTGGACTTGGAGCAGGCAACCCTGAGGTGTTTGAGTGGAGGAAATCCCAAACCGCAAATCTTCACCTGGGCCAG actggGTGACAAGTTGCCCGAGGGAGTGATCCCTCATCCCAATGGAACCCTTGAATTCGGGCGCCCCCTCATCCAGTCAGACGCTGGCACCTACCAGTGCCTGGTGAAGAACGCAGTGGGAGGGGTCACGGCGGAGGTGGAAATTTCCGTAGCAG AGTCTCGCGCGAGTCAGACGGCGATGGAGAACAAGATCATGATTATCGTGGGCGCCATCGCCGGGGCGCTGCTCATCCTGATGCTGGTCATTGTCATCTGTGTCACCTGCCaccacaagaagaagaacaagatgtTGAAGAGGCAGCTGACTGAGCAGAA GGAGGAAATAAGCACTATGTCCCGCCAAGCATCTTTCAGGAGGATGAACTCGGTCAGCACAGATGCAAGAGGAGCG ACGGAGGAGAGCATCCCGCTGAGGGTGGAGGGAACCGTGAGGACCAGCATGTCCTCTCTCGGG GAGATGGCTCAGAGTCGCGACAGCCGCTCTACTCTCTCGTGTGGAAGGGTCGGAGGGGGAGCGTACGACTACATGGGTCGACCCGTCCTGCACAACAACTCACGAAGGGGCAGAGAGAGGCCCCTGGACCGGGATGAGGAGAGCCGAATGAGGGTGGAAACATATGTGAGGGACAGCAACATATCTCTG GAACACCGCCTGCATCCTCCTCTTGTCCCACCATTTCTGCCTGTCATCCAATCGTCGACGGAGGTTGTTGGGCACCTGAACGGCTCGGCCGAGGGGTGCTCGAGGCCCACCAGCTCCACCCGTTCCCTGCAGCACTCCTCCCTGAGCTGCAGCTATCCGCCCGTGATGGCCGATGAGGACAAGGTAGATGAAAGCCTCGGGGGTCCTGGCAGGCGGGAGCACCCTGGCGACAGAGAGAGCGTAACCAGCAGCTCGCAGGTATCTGAGACGGGCTACCAGCTCATAAACGGCACCATGAGGTTCAAAGCAACTCCAAGCCCCACCATGCTTAGCCCGCATGCCTCCTTGGTGCACAAGGCCCAGATTGTGTAG